Proteins encoded within one genomic window of Amycolatopsis nigrescens CSC17Ta-90:
- a CDS encoding amino acid ABC transporter ATP-binding protein has translation MIKAAAVNKFFGELHVLKDINLEVPRGQVVVVLGPSGSGKSTLCRAINRLEPINSGEIAVDGDPLPAEGKALAALRADVGMVFQSFNLFAHKSIVDNVMLAPQKVRKVSSAEARKTAMQLLDRVGIANQADKYPAQLSGGQQQRVAIARALAMRPKVMLFDEPTSALDPEMVQEVLDVMTSLAKEGMTMLVVTHEMGFARRAAHRVVFMSDGEIVEDSTPDEFFTKPKSDRAKDFLGKILTH, from the coding sequence ATGATCAAGGCGGCGGCCGTCAACAAGTTCTTCGGCGAGCTGCACGTGCTGAAGGACATCAATCTCGAGGTGCCGCGCGGGCAGGTCGTCGTGGTGCTGGGCCCGTCCGGGTCCGGCAAGTCGACCCTGTGCCGGGCGATCAACCGCCTGGAGCCGATCAACTCCGGCGAGATCGCGGTGGACGGCGACCCGCTGCCCGCCGAAGGCAAGGCCCTCGCCGCCCTGCGCGCCGACGTGGGCATGGTGTTCCAGTCGTTCAACCTGTTCGCGCACAAGAGCATCGTGGACAACGTGATGCTGGCGCCGCAGAAGGTCCGCAAGGTCTCCTCGGCGGAGGCCCGCAAGACCGCGATGCAGCTGCTGGACCGGGTCGGCATCGCCAACCAGGCCGACAAGTACCCGGCGCAGCTCTCCGGCGGCCAGCAGCAGCGCGTCGCGATCGCCAGGGCGCTGGCCATGCGGCCAAAGGTGATGCTGTTCGACGAGCCGACCTCGGCACTGGACCCGGAGATGGTCCAGGAGGTCCTGGACGTGATGACCAGCCTGGCCAAGGAGGGCATGACGATGCTCGTGGTCACGCACGAGATGGGCTTCGCCCGCCGGGCCGCGCACCGCGTGGTGTTCATGTCCGACGGCGAGATCGTCGAGGACTCCACCCCGGACGAGTTCTTCACCAAGCCGAAGTCCGATCGTGCGAAGGACTTCCTCGGCAAGATCCTCACTCACTGA
- a CDS encoding ribbon-helix-helix domain-containing protein, whose translation MKLSVSLAADDVAFLDDYAAKAGVASRSAAIQRAIELLRASQLEDAYSAAWDEWSAGDDEPAWQAATGDGVLAGPAR comes from the coding sequence ATGAAGTTGAGCGTGAGCCTGGCCGCGGACGATGTGGCGTTTCTGGACGACTACGCCGCGAAGGCCGGGGTGGCCTCCCGATCGGCCGCCATCCAGCGCGCGATCGAGCTGCTGCGGGCCTCCCAGCTGGAGGACGCCTACAGTGCGGCCTGGGACGAATGGTCGGCCGGCGACGACGAACCGGCCTGGCAGGCCGCCACCGGAGACGGCGTCCTCGCCGGCCCGGCGCGCTGA
- a CDS encoding fumarate reductase/succinate dehydrogenase flavoprotein subunit: MTEVERLNYDVVVIGAGGAGLRAVIEARQRGLSVAVVCKSLFGKAHTVMAEGGCAASMGNANANDNWQVHFRDTMRGGKFLNNWRMAELHAKEAPDRVWELETYGALFDRTKDGRISQRNFGGHTYPRLAHVGDRTGLELIRTMQQKIVSLQQEDFREHGDYEAKVKVFAECTITELLKDGDQIAGAFGYWRESGRFILFETPAVVLATGGIGKSFKVTSNSWEYTGDGHALALRSGANLINMEFVQFHPTGMVWPPSVKGILVTEGVRGDGGVLKNSDGKRFMFEYVPDVFKGQYAESEEEADRWYDDADNNRRTPDLLPRDEVARAINSEVKADRGSPHGGVFLDIASRLPTEEIKRRLPSMYHQFKELADVDITKEPMEVGPTCHYVMGGIEVDPDSAAASVPGLFAAGECSGGMHGSNRLGGNSLSDLLVFGRRAGLGAADYVQSLDRRPVVEQSDVDDAAKLALAPFNPPADGVEENPYTLHSELQQSMNDLVGIIRKAEEIEQALAKLADIKQRIGGVTVEGHRQFNPGWHLALDLRNMLVVSECVARAALMRTESRGGHTRDDHPMMDSQWRNKLLVCSVADEDPLTPGVTVTEKRPEGIRQDLLELFELGELEKYYTDEELAGHPGRKA, from the coding sequence ATGACCGAGGTCGAACGGCTCAACTACGACGTGGTGGTGATCGGCGCGGGCGGAGCCGGGCTCCGCGCGGTCATCGAGGCCCGGCAACGCGGGCTCAGCGTCGCGGTGGTGTGCAAGTCGCTGTTCGGCAAGGCGCATACCGTGATGGCCGAGGGCGGATGCGCGGCTTCGATGGGCAACGCCAACGCCAACGACAACTGGCAGGTGCACTTCCGCGACACCATGCGCGGCGGGAAGTTCCTGAACAACTGGCGGATGGCCGAGCTGCACGCGAAGGAGGCTCCGGACCGGGTCTGGGAGCTGGAGACCTACGGGGCGCTCTTCGACCGCACCAAGGACGGCCGGATCAGCCAGCGGAACTTCGGCGGGCACACCTACCCGAGGCTGGCGCACGTCGGTGACCGCACCGGCCTCGAACTGATCCGCACCATGCAGCAGAAGATCGTCTCGTTGCAGCAGGAGGACTTCCGCGAGCACGGTGACTACGAGGCGAAGGTGAAGGTCTTCGCCGAGTGCACCATCACCGAGCTACTTAAGGATGGCGACCAGATCGCCGGTGCCTTCGGGTACTGGCGCGAGAGCGGCCGGTTCATCCTGTTCGAGACCCCGGCCGTGGTGCTGGCCACCGGCGGGATCGGCAAGTCCTTCAAGGTCACCTCGAACTCCTGGGAGTACACCGGGGACGGGCACGCGCTGGCGCTGCGCAGCGGGGCGAACCTGATCAACATGGAGTTCGTCCAGTTCCACCCGACCGGCATGGTGTGGCCGCCCAGTGTGAAGGGAATCCTGGTCACCGAGGGCGTCCGCGGCGACGGTGGCGTGCTGAAGAACTCGGACGGCAAGCGGTTCATGTTCGAGTACGTGCCGGACGTCTTCAAGGGGCAGTACGCGGAGAGCGAGGAAGAGGCGGACCGCTGGTACGACGACGCGGACAACAACCGCCGCACGCCCGACCTGCTGCCGCGTGACGAGGTGGCCAGGGCGATCAACTCGGAGGTCAAGGCGGACCGGGGGTCCCCGCACGGCGGGGTGTTCCTGGACATCGCCAGCAGGCTGCCGACCGAGGAGATCAAGCGACGGCTGCCCTCGATGTACCACCAGTTCAAGGAGCTGGCGGACGTCGACATCACGAAGGAGCCGATGGAGGTCGGTCCCACCTGTCACTACGTGATGGGCGGGATCGAGGTCGACCCCGACTCGGCGGCGGCCAGCGTGCCCGGCCTGTTCGCCGCGGGGGAGTGCTCCGGCGGTATGCACGGGTCGAACCGGCTCGGTGGCAACTCGCTGTCGGACCTGCTGGTGTTCGGCCGCCGCGCCGGCCTCGGCGCGGCCGACTACGTGCAGTCGCTCGACCGGCGCCCGGTGGTCGAGCAGTCCGATGTGGATGATGCGGCCAAGTTGGCGCTGGCGCCGTTCAACCCACCCGCCGACGGGGTGGAGGAGAACCCGTACACCCTGCACAGCGAGCTCCAGCAGTCGATGAACGACCTGGTCGGCATCATCCGCAAGGCCGAGGAGATCGAGCAGGCACTCGCCAAGCTCGCCGACATCAAGCAGCGGATCGGCGGGGTGACGGTGGAAGGGCACCGGCAGTTCAACCCCGGCTGGCACCTCGCGCTCGACCTGCGCAACATGCTGGTGGTCAGCGAATGCGTCGCCAGGGCGGCCCTGATGCGCACGGAGAGCCGCGGCGGGCACACCCGTGACGACCATCCGATGATGGATTCCCAGTGGCGCAACAAGTTGCTGGTGTGTTCGGTGGCCGACGAGGATCCGCTGACCCCCGGGGTGACGGTCACCGAGAAGCGCCCGGAGGGGATCCGCCAGGACCTGCTCGAGCTGTTCGAGCTCGGGGAGCTGGAGAAGTACTACACCGACGAGGAACTCGCCGGGCACCCGGGAAGGAAAGCTTGA
- the miaB gene encoding tRNA (N6-isopentenyl adenosine(37)-C2)-methylthiotransferase MiaB: MTRSYQIRTFGCQMNVHDSERLAGQLEDAGYVPAGPGGDPDVVVFNTCAVRENADNKLYGNLGQLRPAKTANPGMQIAVGGCLAQKDRGEIVKRAPWVDVVFGTHNIGSLPTLLERARHNAEAEVEILESLETFPSTLPARRDSAYSGWVSISVGCNNTCTFCIVPSLRGKERDRRPGEILAEVEALVAEGVLEVTLLGQNVNSYGVEFGERDAFSRLLRSCGSIDGLERVRFTSPHPAAFTDDVIDAMAETPNVCHQLHMPLQSGSDRVLKQMRRSYRSSRFLSILDNVRTAMPDAAITTDIIVGFPGETEQDFEATMDVVREARFSSAFTFQYSKRPGTPAAEMPGQLPKQVVQERYNRLVELQNDVAWQENKKLVGHKVELLVASGEGRKDAATHRMSGRARDGRLVHFSPAGAAVDRAVRPGDVVEAVISYGAPHHLVADGDLLSHRRTTAGDNAEAGLRPKTNGVTLGLPSFGAPPVQPVQNGCGA; this comes from the coding sequence GTGACCCGGAGCTACCAGATCCGCACGTTCGGCTGTCAGATGAACGTGCACGACTCCGAACGCCTGGCCGGGCAGCTGGAGGACGCCGGTTACGTGCCGGCCGGCCCTGGCGGCGATCCGGACGTGGTCGTGTTCAACACCTGCGCGGTTCGTGAGAACGCGGACAACAAGCTCTACGGCAACCTCGGCCAGCTGCGTCCCGCGAAGACCGCCAACCCCGGGATGCAGATCGCGGTCGGCGGCTGCCTCGCGCAGAAGGACCGCGGCGAGATCGTCAAGCGCGCGCCCTGGGTGGACGTGGTCTTCGGTACGCACAACATCGGCTCGCTGCCCACCCTGCTCGAGCGCGCCCGGCACAACGCCGAGGCCGAGGTGGAGATCCTCGAGTCGCTGGAGACCTTTCCCTCCACGCTGCCGGCTCGCCGCGACTCCGCCTACTCCGGCTGGGTGTCCATCTCGGTGGGCTGCAACAACACCTGCACCTTCTGCATCGTGCCTTCGCTGCGCGGCAAGGAGCGCGACCGGCGGCCGGGGGAGATCCTGGCCGAGGTCGAGGCGCTGGTCGCGGAGGGCGTGCTGGAGGTGACCCTGCTCGGCCAGAACGTGAACTCCTACGGCGTGGAGTTCGGTGAGCGGGACGCGTTCTCCCGGCTGCTGCGGTCCTGCGGTTCGATCGACGGCCTGGAGCGGGTCCGCTTCACGTCGCCGCACCCGGCCGCGTTCACCGACGACGTGATCGACGCGATGGCCGAGACGCCGAACGTCTGCCACCAGCTGCACATGCCGTTGCAGTCCGGCTCGGACCGGGTGCTCAAGCAGATGCGCCGCTCCTACCGTTCCAGCCGGTTCCTGTCCATTTTGGACAACGTGCGGACGGCGATGCCGGACGCGGCCATCACCACCGACATCATCGTCGGCTTCCCCGGGGAGACCGAGCAGGACTTCGAGGCCACCATGGACGTGGTCCGCGAGGCCAGGTTCTCCAGCGCGTTCACCTTCCAGTACTCCAAGCGGCCGGGCACCCCGGCCGCGGAGATGCCAGGCCAGCTGCCGAAGCAGGTGGTGCAGGAGCGGTACAACCGGCTGGTGGAGCTGCAGAACGACGTCGCCTGGCAGGAGAACAAGAAGCTGGTCGGGCACAAGGTCGAGCTGCTGGTCGCTTCGGGCGAGGGCCGCAAGGACGCCGCCACGCACCGGATGAGCGGCCGGGCAAGGGACGGCAGGCTGGTGCACTTCAGCCCGGCCGGTGCCGCGGTGGACCGGGCGGTCCGCCCCGGCGACGTGGTCGAAGCGGTGATCAGCTACGGCGCGCCGCACCATCTGGTCGCGGACGGGGACCTGCTGTCCCATCGGCGGACCACAGCCGGGGACAACGCCGAGGCGGGGCTGCGGCCGAAGACCAACGGGGTCACCCTCGGGCTGCCCTCGTTCGGTGCGCCCCCGGTACAGCCAGTGCAGAACGGGTGTGGAGCATGA
- the edd gene encoding phosphogluconate dehydratase, translating to MQVHPVHPVIAEVTARIAARSADGRSAYLARTAATRSQGPVRAGMACSNLAHGFAACEGSDRLAIRGLRKPGIAIVSAYNDLLSAHQPLHEYPAWLKDAAREAGGVAQFAGGVPAMCDGITQGRAGMELSLFSREVIAMATGIALSHEMFDGALLLGVCDKIVPGLLIGALAFGHLPAILVPAGPMSSGLQNKEKARIRQLFAEGKASREDLLEAESASYHSAGTCTFYGTANSNQMVVEVMGLHLPGASFVHPGSPLRRALTEQAGRRIVELSRNEHYTPIAEVVDERSVVNGVVSLLATGGSTNHTLHLVAVAAAAGIQLTWDDFAELSAVVPLLANVYPNGSADINHFHAAGGVQFLVGTLLDAGLLHEDVRTVAGDGLHRYRQEPILGDDGLVWRDVPTRSLDETVLRPAERPFAPDGGLRMLSGNLGRAVMKVSAVAPGHRRVHAPARVFTGQEQFDLAFRAGELDRDVVVVIRNQGPGANGMPELHGLTPALGVLMDRGHQVALVTDGRMSGASGKVPAAIQLTPEAASGGPIARIADGDPILLDAGAGRLDVLVGEHELNGRELVDSPPGEAAWTGTGRELFTALRRAVGPADQGASVFGQLTPGHFGAPARARR from the coding sequence ATGCAAGTCCACCCCGTCCACCCTGTCATTGCCGAAGTCACCGCCCGGATCGCGGCACGCAGCGCGGACGGTCGCTCCGCCTATCTGGCACGCACCGCCGCGACCAGGAGCCAGGGGCCGGTTCGCGCCGGAATGGCCTGCAGCAACCTCGCGCACGGGTTCGCCGCCTGCGAGGGTTCCGACCGGCTCGCGATCCGCGGGCTGCGCAAGCCCGGTATCGCCATCGTGTCGGCCTACAACGATCTGCTCTCCGCGCACCAGCCGTTGCACGAATACCCGGCGTGGCTCAAGGACGCGGCGCGGGAAGCGGGCGGGGTCGCCCAGTTCGCCGGCGGAGTGCCCGCGATGTGCGACGGCATCACCCAGGGCCGGGCCGGGATGGAGCTCTCGCTGTTCAGCCGCGAGGTGATCGCGATGGCCACCGGGATCGCGCTGTCGCACGAGATGTTCGACGGCGCGCTGCTGCTCGGCGTCTGCGACAAGATTGTGCCGGGGCTGCTGATCGGCGCACTCGCGTTCGGCCACCTGCCCGCCATCCTGGTGCCGGCCGGGCCGATGAGCTCCGGCCTGCAGAACAAGGAAAAGGCGAGGATCCGCCAGCTCTTCGCGGAGGGCAAAGCGAGCAGGGAGGACCTGCTGGAGGCCGAGTCCGCGTCCTACCACTCGGCGGGCACCTGCACCTTCTACGGCACTGCGAACTCGAACCAGATGGTGGTCGAGGTGATGGGCCTGCACCTGCCCGGCGCCAGCTTCGTGCACCCCGGCTCACCGCTGCGGCGGGCGCTGACCGAGCAGGCGGGCAGGCGGATCGTCGAACTCTCCCGGAACGAGCACTACACGCCGATCGCGGAGGTGGTGGACGAGCGCTCGGTGGTCAACGGCGTGGTCTCGCTGCTGGCTACCGGCGGCTCGACCAACCACACCCTGCACCTGGTGGCGGTCGCGGCGGCCGCCGGCATCCAGCTCACCTGGGACGACTTCGCCGAGCTTTCCGCGGTCGTGCCGCTGCTGGCGAACGTGTACCCGAACGGCAGCGCGGACATCAACCACTTCCACGCGGCGGGCGGGGTGCAGTTCCTGGTCGGCACCCTGCTGGACGCCGGGCTGCTGCACGAGGACGTGCGGACCGTGGCCGGGGACGGGCTGCACCGCTACCGGCAGGAGCCGATCCTTGGCGACGACGGGCTGGTCTGGCGCGACGTGCCCACGCGCAGCCTGGACGAGACGGTGCTACGGCCCGCGGAGCGCCCGTTCGCGCCGGACGGCGGGTTGCGGATGCTGTCCGGCAACCTCGGCCGCGCGGTGATGAAGGTGTCCGCGGTGGCACCCGGGCATCGCCGAGTGCACGCCCCAGCCAGGGTGTTCACCGGCCAGGAGCAGTTCGACCTCGCCTTCCGCGCCGGTGAGCTGGACCGGGACGTGGTCGTGGTGATCCGCAACCAGGGGCCGGGGGCCAACGGGATGCCGGAGCTGCACGGGCTGACCCCCGCGCTCGGCGTGCTGATGGATCGCGGGCACCAGGTGGCACTGGTCACCGACGGCCGGATGTCCGGCGCGTCCGGCAAGGTCCCGGCCGCCATCCAGCTGACCCCGGAGGCCGCGTCCGGTGGCCCGATCGCGCGGATCGCGGACGGCGACCCGATCCTGCTCGACGCCGGCGCCGGCAGGCTCGACGTGCTGGTCGGCGAACACGAGCTGAACGGGCGTGAGCTGGTGGACTCGCCGCCGGGCGAGGCAGCCTGGACGGGGACCGGCCGGGAGCTGTTCACCGCGCTGCGCCGCGCGGTCGGCCCGGCCGATCAGGGCGCGAGTGTCTTCGGCCAGCTCACACCGGGGCACTTCGGCGCACCCGCGCGGGCACGTAGGTAA
- a CDS encoding amino acid ABC transporter permease yields the protein MSSVLFDVPGPKARARYRVYAIAGILLIAALVAFVIYRFAASGQFDGKVWSWLEYQTVQEDLVAALLNTLKAFAAGAVLALVFGALFAAGRLSDHAIFRVPSTVIVEFFRAIPLVVMIFMFHYGISLGAPFYSVVLGLTLYNGAVLAEIFRAGVLSLPRGQSEAAYALGMRKTQTMNQVLLPQALRAMLPTIISQLVVLLKDTALGFLITYEELLRYARYLGGIPEFGRPLVPVTIVVAAIYIAMCLLLTWLAKYLESRNRRNKKVTSGPTQKVKEAALLDGGAT from the coding sequence GTGAGCTCTGTACTGTTCGATGTTCCGGGACCGAAGGCCCGCGCCCGGTACCGCGTGTACGCGATCGCCGGCATCCTGCTGATCGCCGCGCTCGTCGCCTTCGTCATCTACCGCTTCGCTGCCTCCGGTCAGTTCGACGGCAAGGTCTGGAGCTGGCTCGAGTACCAGACGGTCCAGGAAGACCTGGTGGCCGCGCTGCTGAACACCCTCAAGGCGTTCGCCGCGGGCGCGGTGCTGGCACTGGTGTTCGGGGCACTGTTCGCCGCCGGCCGGCTGTCCGACCACGCGATCTTCCGGGTGCCTTCAACGGTGATCGTGGAGTTCTTCCGGGCCATCCCGCTGGTGGTCATGATCTTCATGTTCCACTACGGGATCAGCCTTGGCGCCCCGTTCTACTCGGTGGTGCTCGGGCTGACGCTGTACAACGGCGCCGTACTGGCCGAGATCTTCCGGGCGGGTGTGCTTTCCCTGCCACGCGGGCAGAGCGAGGCGGCCTACGCGCTGGGCATGCGCAAGACGCAGACCATGAACCAGGTGCTGCTACCGCAGGCGCTGCGGGCCATGCTGCCCACGATCATCAGCCAGCTGGTGGTGCTGCTCAAGGACACCGCGCTGGGCTTCCTGATCACCTACGAGGAGCTCCTGCGCTACGCCCGCTACCTCGGCGGTATCCCGGAGTTCGGCCGCCCGCTGGTGCCGGTGACCATCGTGGTCGCGGCGATCTACATCGCGATGTGCCTGCTGCTCACCTGGCTCGCCAAGTACCTGGAAAGCCGGAACCGGCGCAACAAGAAGGTCACCAGCGGACCGACGCAGAAGGTCAAGGAAGCCGCCCTGCTCGACGGCGGAGCGACCTGA
- a CDS encoding amino acid ABC transporter permease — MDVLLDNLDLYGPGFLKTIELFLLAAVGSLIWGTILAMLRVSPVPVLRAAATTYVTLFRNTPLTLIFFFFAFAFPLLKVMDLSPFVAAVVALGLYTSAFICEVVRSGINTVPVGQAEAGRALGLTFGQILGEVVLPQAARSVVPPLVSTLIALLKNTTIAAGFSVVEAGAIQAYLSERGYSVLIGLLWVALFFVVLVIPMTLLQRSLEKRWSVAR, encoded by the coding sequence ATGGACGTTCTACTCGACAATCTCGACCTCTACGGTCCGGGGTTCCTCAAGACCATAGAGCTGTTCCTGCTCGCCGCGGTCGGCTCGCTGATCTGGGGCACGATCCTCGCCATGCTGCGGGTGAGCCCGGTGCCGGTGCTCCGCGCGGCGGCGACCACCTACGTGACGTTGTTCCGCAACACGCCGCTGACCCTGATCTTCTTTTTCTTCGCCTTCGCGTTCCCACTGCTGAAGGTCATGGACCTCTCCCCGTTCGTGGCCGCGGTGGTGGCGCTGGGGCTGTACACCTCGGCCTTCATCTGCGAGGTCGTGCGGTCCGGCATCAACACCGTGCCGGTCGGCCAGGCCGAGGCAGGCCGCGCACTGGGACTGACCTTCGGGCAGATCCTCGGTGAAGTGGTGCTTCCCCAGGCCGCGCGTTCGGTAGTGCCGCCGCTGGTGAGCACCCTGATCGCACTGCTGAAGAACACCACCATCGCGGCCGGGTTCTCCGTGGTCGAGGCCGGCGCGATCCAGGCGTACCTGTCCGAGCGCGGCTACAGCGTGCTCATCGGCCTGTTGTGGGTGGCCTTGTTCTTCGTCGTCCTCGTCATCCCGATGACCCTGCTGCAGCGCAGCCTCGAGAAGCGTTGGAGTGTGGCCCGGTGA
- a CDS encoding glutamate ABC transporter substrate-binding protein: MKIRTLAVGLMAGALVLTACGKEGSPTDSGQQAQTAEQNVTVAGSPTFDKMKAAGKAIIGVKEDQPGLGYKDPTTNTYTGFDIEIAKLVAAKLGFGADKVEYKPVPSAGREQAISNGDVNYYVGTYTINDKRKQQISFAGPYFVAGQGLLVKKDNTDITSKETLKGKKVCSVTGSTPIQNVREKGYTEPENIVELQNYSQCVTQLDTGQVQAVTTDDAILKGYAAQEQEKFKLVGEPFSKEPYGIGLPKDDKALRDKVNDILQASFDDGTWQKIYDNTLGKSGSPAQKPALERY; the protein is encoded by the coding sequence ATGAAAATCCGTACCCTTGCGGTCGGACTCATGGCTGGGGCGCTCGTGCTCACCGCCTGCGGCAAAGAGGGCAGCCCCACCGACTCGGGTCAGCAGGCGCAGACCGCCGAGCAGAACGTCACCGTCGCGGGTTCGCCCACCTTCGACAAGATGAAGGCGGCCGGCAAGGCGATCATCGGCGTCAAGGAAGACCAGCCCGGCCTCGGCTACAAGGACCCGACGACGAACACCTACACCGGGTTCGACATCGAGATCGCCAAGCTCGTCGCCGCCAAGCTGGGCTTCGGCGCGGACAAGGTCGAGTACAAGCCGGTGCCCTCCGCCGGTCGCGAGCAGGCTATCTCCAACGGCGACGTGAACTACTACGTCGGCACGTACACCATCAATGACAAGCGCAAGCAGCAGATCAGCTTCGCCGGCCCGTACTTCGTGGCAGGCCAGGGCCTGTTGGTGAAGAAAGACAACACCGACATCACCAGCAAGGAAACCCTGAAGGGCAAGAAGGTCTGCTCGGTGACCGGCTCCACGCCGATCCAGAACGTGCGCGAGAAGGGCTACACCGAGCCCGAGAACATCGTCGAGCTGCAGAACTACTCGCAGTGCGTGACCCAGCTGGACACCGGCCAGGTACAGGCCGTCACCACCGATGACGCGATCCTCAAGGGTTACGCGGCGCAGGAGCAGGAAAAGTTCAAGCTCGTCGGCGAGCCGTTCTCCAAGGAGCCCTACGGCATCGGCCTGCCGAAGGACGACAAGGCGCTGCGGGACAAGGTGAACGACATCCTGCAGGCCTCGTTCGACGACGGCACCTGGCAGAAGATCTACGACAACACCCTCGGCAAGTCCGGGTCGCCCGCGCAGAAGCCGGCACTCGAGCGGTACTGA
- a CDS encoding type II toxin-antitoxin system PemK/MazF family toxin, whose product MRRAEIRLVELEPVRGSEADKTRPAVIVSNDGANAVATRLGRGVVTVVPVTSNVSRVFPFQVLLPAVECGLARDSKAQAEQVRSVSVQRIGRKAGQVPGVVMARLDDALRLHLGL is encoded by the coding sequence ATGCGGCGGGCCGAGATCCGACTGGTCGAGCTGGAACCGGTACGCGGCTCGGAGGCCGACAAGACCCGCCCCGCGGTGATCGTCAGCAACGACGGCGCGAACGCGGTGGCCACCCGGCTCGGCCGGGGCGTGGTCACGGTCGTGCCGGTCACCTCGAACGTCTCGCGGGTCTTCCCGTTCCAGGTGCTGCTGCCCGCCGTGGAATGCGGGCTGGCCCGTGACTCGAAGGCCCAGGCGGAGCAGGTCCGCTCGGTGTCGGTGCAGCGCATCGGGCGGAAGGCGGGCCAGGTGCCGGGCGTGGTGATGGCCAGGCTGGACGACGCGTTGCGATTGCACCTCGGCCTGTGA
- a CDS encoding succinate dehydrogenase/fumarate reductase iron-sulfur subunit has protein sequence MGYKASLRVWRGDDADSGELRDYKVEANEGEVVLDILHRLQATEAPDLAVRWNCKAGKCGSCSAEINGRPRLLCMTRMSTFEENEVITVTPMRTFPVIRDLVCDVSFNYTKAREIPSFTPPEDLAPGEYRMQQVDVERSQEFRKCIECFLCQNTCHVVRDHEENKEFFAGPRYLMRIAELEMHPLDVADRRREAQNEHGLGYCNITKCCSEVCPEGIHITDNALIPMKERVADRKYDPVVWLGSKLFKRNK, from the coding sequence ATGGGTTACAAGGCGAGCCTCCGGGTATGGCGTGGCGATGACGCCGACTCCGGTGAGCTGCGGGACTACAAGGTCGAGGCGAACGAGGGCGAGGTGGTGCTCGACATCCTGCACCGCCTGCAGGCCACCGAGGCCCCGGACCTCGCGGTGCGGTGGAACTGCAAGGCGGGCAAGTGCGGCTCCTGCTCGGCGGAGATCAACGGCAGGCCGCGGCTGCTGTGCATGACCCGGATGTCCACCTTCGAGGAGAACGAGGTCATCACGGTCACGCCGATGCGGACCTTCCCGGTGATCCGCGACCTGGTGTGCGACGTGTCCTTCAACTACACCAAGGCGCGGGAGATCCCGTCCTTCACGCCGCCCGAGGACCTCGCGCCCGGCGAGTACCGCATGCAGCAGGTCGACGTGGAGCGTTCGCAGGAGTTCCGCAAGTGCATCGAGTGCTTCCTGTGCCAGAACACCTGCCACGTGGTGCGTGACCACGAGGAGAACAAGGAGTTCTTCGCCGGCCCGCGGTACCTGATGCGGATCGCCGAACTGGAGATGCACCCGCTCGACGTCGCGGACCGTCGCCGGGAGGCGCAGAACGAGCACGGCCTCGGCTACTGCAACATCACCAAGTGCTGCAGCGAGGTCTGCCCCGAGGGCATCCACATCACCGACAACGCGCTCATCCCGATGAAGGAGCGCGTCGCCGACCGGAAGTACGACCCCGTCGTCTGGCTCGGCAGCAAACTCTTCAAACGCAACAAGTAA